A window from Opitutia bacterium ISCC 52 encodes these proteins:
- a CDS encoding beta-lactamase family protein: protein MKTYPFSKTITFISVLTLSSICSAKEIPYLPPESGEWETIDPAEAGWNKAKLNQLVKAIGEQKSSGLLILQNGKILVEKYYPSEMYDTDGGKFSRRLHGKAAYGSTIEDVASAQKSIAVLIVGIAQEKGLLTLEDPLHKHLGVGWSRATQAQESKITVRHLISMSSGLKDDLTFEAPAGTRWRYNTTAYSHCMHVASAASGMKAKEMVKAWLFDPLSMTDSEWIFREGQEHANIKNSNIFGLATTTRDLARVGMMVLNNGIWDGKNIIADKQFLHDTTHPSQKMNPSYGYLWWLNGQSIVNGGAGLKPRKGPLIKEAPADLFAAQGALQRKLYVVPSMNLVVTRLGTNPPVATSITNSGNA from the coding sequence ATGAAAACATATCCCTTCTCCAAGACTATCACTTTCATTAGCGTTTTGACCCTAAGTTCGATCTGTAGTGCAAAAGAAATCCCTTACTTGCCTCCCGAATCGGGCGAATGGGAAACCATAGATCCTGCAGAAGCTGGATGGAATAAAGCAAAGCTCAACCAATTGGTAAAAGCCATTGGAGAGCAAAAGTCCTCAGGCCTGCTCATACTTCAGAATGGAAAAATCCTGGTTGAGAAATACTATCCATCGGAGATGTACGATACAGATGGGGGAAAATTCTCCAGACGCCTTCACGGTAAAGCGGCATACGGGAGCACCATTGAAGATGTAGCATCAGCCCAAAAATCGATTGCAGTACTCATCGTGGGTATTGCCCAAGAAAAAGGACTACTAACACTAGAGGACCCGTTACATAAACACCTGGGCGTGGGCTGGTCACGTGCCACTCAAGCACAAGAATCCAAGATAACTGTCCGTCATTTGATTTCCATGAGCTCTGGCCTAAAGGACGATCTCACCTTTGAAGCTCCAGCAGGAACTCGTTGGCGCTACAATACAACCGCCTATTCGCATTGTATGCACGTGGCGTCAGCTGCATCCGGAATGAAAGCCAAAGAAATGGTAAAAGCATGGCTGTTCGATCCACTGAGCATGACTGACTCCGAATGGATCTTTCGCGAGGGCCAGGAACACGCTAATATTAAGAATAGCAATATTTTCGGATTGGCCACGACCACCCGAGACCTGGCTCGTGTAGGCATGATGGTATTGAACAACGGTATTTGGGATGGAAAAAACATCATAGCAGACAAACAATTCCTACACGATACCACACACCCATCTCAGAAAATGAATCCATCCTATGGATACCTCTGGTGGCTCAACGGACAATCCATCGTAAATGGAGGTGCCGGCCTCAAGCCACGAAAGGGACCACTCATCAAAGAAGCCCCTGCAGATCTATTTGCCGCCCAAGGTGCCCTGCAAAGAAAACTCTATGTCGTCCCCTCCATGAACCTCGTTGTCACTCGCCTCGGCACCAACCCCCCAGTGGCGACTTCAATAACCAATTCTGGAAACGCTTGA
- a CDS encoding prolyl oligopeptidase family serine peptidase has product MNLKSPITLLISLIAVGGLNALEEPSWLKSMESFQWINEAPEQMHPSVIHMTFYSKANKTDIGFYMRLPRGYDATENRGKRYPVIYYLHGGRPGSEVKSRNGFKNMLPMLKSEDYPAAFMIGINGGKLSHYQYKGYQGISAFLELIEHIDNTYPTIADRSGRAIIGSSQGGRGTSRYIFSHPELFQTAVALASGHQHEKRIHENDGYESDYLTIPDAGNNAFNNSSLYAARKNAPPINLMAVIGTKDDNYVGNLQWSIHLQELGIKHELVVVPGTGHGIDWSIENTDTRIFNFLKSGLTTK; this is encoded by the coding sequence ATGAATCTTAAATCCCCTATTACCCTACTCATTAGTTTGATTGCCGTTGGCGGACTGAATGCTCTAGAGGAGCCGTCCTGGCTCAAAAGCATGGAGAGTTTCCAATGGATCAATGAAGCTCCAGAACAAATGCATCCGTCCGTGATTCATATGACCTTCTACTCGAAGGCAAATAAAACGGACATTGGTTTCTACATGCGCCTGCCTCGTGGCTACGATGCCACCGAAAACCGCGGAAAACGCTACCCTGTCATTTACTATCTTCACGGAGGACGTCCCGGCAGTGAGGTCAAATCAAGGAACGGGTTCAAAAACATGCTGCCCATGCTGAAATCCGAGGATTATCCGGCGGCCTTCATGATCGGCATCAATGGCGGAAAACTTAGCCATTATCAATACAAGGGATACCAAGGTATCTCTGCATTTCTCGAGCTGATTGAACATATAGACAACACTTACCCCACCATCGCGGATCGCTCAGGCCGCGCCATCATTGGAAGCTCCCAGGGCGGACGAGGCACCAGCCGTTATATTTTTAGCCATCCAGAACTGTTCCAAACAGCTGTGGCACTCGCATCAGGTCATCAGCATGAAAAACGGATCCACGAGAATGACGGTTACGAGAGCGATTACCTCACCATTCCCGATGCCGGCAACAATGCCTTTAATAACTCGAGTTTATACGCTGCTCGAAAAAATGCCCCACCGATCAACCTTATGGCAGTCATTGGCACCAAAGACGACAACTACGTCGGCAACCTGCAATGGTCGATTCACCTACAGGAGCTCGGCATCAAGCACGAACTCGTAGTAGTCCCAGGCACAGGCCACGGAATCGATTGGAGTATCGAAAACACCGATACGCGCATCTTTAATTTTTTAAAATCAGGATTAACCACAAAATAA
- a CDS encoding SMP-30/gluconolactonase/LRE family protein: protein MKKLLPLLIALYSISMLSAQDSLNFATIGEVKRLDSRLDGLISPNAEIEVLTAGFLWSEGPTWDKENHCLLFSDVHANRIYKWEEGVGKSVWMEPSGYTGVAHHPRGMGSNGLTFDNDGQLLLCEHGDRRISRLTEVGGKKTVVDEYKGKRFNSPNDLCVASNGDIYFTDPAYGMPQGFDDPNRDMDYCGVFLLRKSGELVLLLDNLRAPNGICLSPDEKTLYVAVADHNWVGYMSYPVKEDGLLGTGKRFYDATADSKKQPGGPDGIRCDTDGNLWATGPGGVYVFSPEGDVLGKIETGERIANCAFGDDGSVLYLTSDMYLCRIQTSVTGVGF, encoded by the coding sequence ATGAAGAAATTGTTACCCCTGCTTATTGCACTATACTCAATCAGTATGCTTTCTGCTCAGGATTCGTTGAACTTTGCCACGATCGGTGAGGTGAAGCGTTTGGATTCGCGGCTGGATGGTTTAATTTCACCAAATGCGGAAATTGAAGTGCTTACGGCGGGCTTCCTTTGGTCGGAGGGACCCACCTGGGACAAGGAGAATCACTGCCTTTTATTCTCGGACGTGCATGCCAATCGGATTTATAAATGGGAAGAGGGAGTGGGTAAGAGCGTATGGATGGAACCGTCTGGCTACACTGGCGTGGCTCATCATCCCCGAGGGATGGGGAGTAATGGTCTTACTTTTGACAACGATGGCCAATTGCTGCTGTGTGAGCACGGAGATCGACGCATTTCCAGGCTCACGGAAGTCGGAGGAAAAAAGACGGTGGTCGATGAGTACAAGGGAAAGCGCTTCAACAGCCCCAATGATCTCTGCGTAGCGAGCAACGGAGATATATATTTCACCGATCCGGCCTATGGCATGCCGCAAGGTTTTGACGATCCGAATCGAGATATGGATTACTGCGGTGTTTTCCTGCTACGCAAATCTGGGGAGCTGGTCCTCCTTCTAGATAACTTGCGGGCTCCTAATGGTATCTGTCTGTCGCCTGATGAGAAAACCCTTTATGTAGCAGTTGCGGATCATAACTGGGTTGGGTACATGTCTTACCCGGTGAAGGAAGACGGATTGCTTGGAACGGGAAAACGTTTCTACGACGCGACAGCGGACAGCAAGAAACAACCCGGAGGGCCTGATGGCATTCGTTGCGATACGGACGGCAACTTGTGGGCTACAGGTCCAGGTGGCGTCTATGTATTTTCGCCGGAAGGGGATGTGCTTGGAAAAATTGAGACGGGTGAGCGAATTGCCAATTGCGCCTTTGGGGATGACGGAAGTGTGCTCTACCTGACAAGCGACATGTATCTCTGCCGCATCCAGACCTCAGTTACTGGAGTGGGGTTCTGA